In Myxococcales bacterium, the following are encoded in one genomic region:
- a CDS encoding methyltransferase domain-containing protein: protein MREKLLEVLAEPVTGATLRLRADQGSGDSIESGALISEATGKEYPIVRGIPRFVEGETYADSFGWQWNKFRGTQLDSVTGAGHSKARFDDETGWTEVDLKDKWVLDAGCGAGRFSEIAAARGPNLVSLDYSAAVEATKQTLAGFPNVDVIQGNLLEPPFRKGAFDYAYCIGVVQHTPDPPRVIANVIRSVRDLGHFAFTIYARRPWTKLNGKYLVRPYTKTLSKDELLGLVRKAMPVAFPITDTLKHVPVLGKAVAFALPVSVYNRGDFNREQRYEEAVLDTFDALSPQFDSPMTWQEVEAVFRAEGVARWQWRTRVPIIVGGTR, encoded by the coding sequence GTGAGAGAGAAGCTCCTCGAAGTGCTCGCCGAGCCCGTCACCGGAGCCACCCTCCGGCTGCGCGCGGACCAGGGCAGCGGCGACTCGATCGAGTCGGGCGCGCTCATCTCCGAGGCCACCGGCAAGGAGTACCCTATCGTGCGGGGCATTCCCCGGTTCGTCGAGGGCGAGACCTACGCCGACTCGTTCGGCTGGCAGTGGAACAAGTTCCGAGGCACGCAGCTCGACAGCGTCACCGGCGCCGGTCACTCGAAGGCCCGCTTCGACGACGAGACCGGCTGGACCGAGGTCGATCTCAAGGACAAGTGGGTCCTCGACGCCGGCTGCGGCGCGGGCCGCTTCTCGGAGATCGCGGCGGCTCGCGGCCCGAACCTGGTGTCGCTCGACTACTCGGCCGCCGTCGAGGCGACGAAGCAGACCCTCGCCGGGTTCCCCAACGTCGACGTCATCCAGGGCAACCTCCTCGAGCCTCCGTTTCGGAAGGGAGCGTTCGACTACGCGTACTGTATCGGGGTCGTCCAGCACACGCCGGATCCCCCGCGGGTGATCGCCAACGTCATCCGTAGTGTCCGCGACTTGGGCCATTTCGCCTTCACAATCTACGCCCGGCGCCCTTGGACCAAGCTGAACGGCAAGTACCTCGTGCGCCCCTACACGAAGACGCTCAGCAAGGACGAGCTGCTCGGGCTGGTCCGCAAGGCGATGCCGGTGGCGTTCCCCATCACCGACACCCTGAAGCACGTGCCCGTGCTCGGAAAGGCCGTCGCCTTCGCGCTGCCCGTGTCGGTCTACAATCGGGGCGATTTCAACCGCGAGCAGCGCTACGAGGAGGCGGTGCTCGACACCTTCGACGCGCTCTCGCCGCAGTTCGACTCGCCGATGACCTGGCAGGAGGTCGAGGCCGTCTTCCGCGCCGAGGGCGTCGCCCGGTGGCAGTGGCGCACCCGGGTGCCCATCATCGTCGGCGGCACCCGCTAG
- a CDS encoding SMI1/KNR4 family protein: MAAKKKVIPTVEATLSALSESPPKGKQKGAKSFKKLEALTAIPDGLRELWTWSNGFSRMFLRNADYFTECTDDLYSVDQAATVLKRNLEAGMDPQLLPFGGEAGSGDSLVLHAKTGRVLYWDHEEGEADAGDPVAKSLDELLARSAKLLLGV; the protein is encoded by the coding sequence ATGGCGGCCAAGAAGAAGGTTATCCCGACGGTCGAGGCGACGTTGTCGGCGCTGAGTGAGAGCCCGCCCAAGGGAAAACAGAAGGGGGCGAAGAGCTTCAAGAAGCTCGAGGCGCTCACCGCGATCCCCGACGGGCTCCGCGAGCTCTGGACCTGGTCCAACGGCTTCTCGCGCATGTTCCTGCGCAACGCCGACTACTTCACCGAGTGCACGGACGACCTCTACTCGGTGGACCAGGCGGCGACCGTCCTGAAGCGGAACCTGGAGGCCGGCATGGATCCGCAGCTCCTCCCCTTCGGGGGTGAGGCGGGCAGCGGCGATAGCCTGGTGCTGCACGCGAAGACAGGGCGCGTCCTCTATTGGGATCACGAGGAGGGCGAGGCCGACGCAGGGGATCCGGTCGCGAAGTCGCTCGACGAGCTCCTCGCCCGCTCCGCGAAGCTCTTGCTCGGGGTGTAG
- a CDS encoding VWA domain-containing protein, which translates to MSPRMSPIAATASAASCPARALPLRESHLRADAEGGLARLTLEQTFENPHDEALHVTYTLPLPHEAAVSGFSFLVGDRTIEGVIDTKSRAREVFEDALASGHTAALLEEERSTVFTQELGNIPPRARITARITLDMPLTYVALAPLATRGQWELRFPLTVAPRYLGEAGRVPDAERLAVTVRDVSTDTPRVALSLVVRDALPDGRSPESPSHALQCAREGARSGEAFAVSFGGADGRVPLDRDVVVRWDATTGAPRATAAVHVAEEEDAAYALVTVVPPGAAPGAGPEHPRDLTVLLDTSGSMGGEPLAQAKRVAKALVSSLREADRVHLVEFSNDTRSFLPAAAAATADTKRDALAWLSKLRASGGTEMRTGILRALRDVRPGRHAQVVLVTDGLIGFEQEIVEAIFRDNAHAARVHTVGVGSAVNRSLLAPAARAGRGVEIVCGVGEDVEPLVARLLARTTAPIVTDLAVKRPTPAGDLEVACAIERLPDLYAGAPVLIPVRLPREGGPLVLVGRTVDGDFRQELQVVPDGVARAHLRALYGREAVLDVDLRLAAGAYGSAREADAEVERLGLAFGISTRRTSFVAVDRTRAVNAVNPVAPTRRETIAQALPFGMTTEAVGAALRPAWATLLAQHVQRDGFAATSTRAGTVPWPSSATGAPPPPAPSAPAPSPKRAAPPAAAAPVRPAPKVADEETRAPRQTEEKRKSAKKESPSLLERAVRAVFGAAEREEPDGGADELAAPAVEAPAPMEGVAGKGRASGAARELTGRLAVLAGGALSVELTLTEELELVHGPLSLLLSDGTRVAVELDPARSTAAGTYGAGRVVRLVGTPHFGGPGGRVITRGEAVTLTLDGPSGALVIRLS; encoded by the coding sequence ATGTCGCCTCGCATGTCGCCCATCGCCGCCACCGCTTCCGCCGCCTCCTGCCCCGCGCGCGCCCTGCCGCTCCGCGAGAGCCACCTCCGCGCCGACGCGGAGGGCGGGCTCGCGCGGCTCACGCTCGAGCAGACCTTCGAGAACCCCCACGACGAGGCCCTCCACGTCACGTACACGCTGCCGCTGCCCCACGAGGCCGCAGTGAGCGGGTTCTCGTTCCTCGTCGGCGACCGCACGATCGAGGGCGTGATCGACACGAAGTCGAGGGCGCGGGAGGTCTTCGAGGACGCGCTCGCCTCGGGGCACACCGCCGCGCTCCTCGAGGAGGAGCGCTCGACCGTGTTCACGCAGGAGCTCGGCAACATCCCGCCGCGCGCGCGGATCACTGCCCGCATCACCCTCGACATGCCGCTCACCTATGTCGCGCTCGCCCCGCTCGCCACGCGCGGCCAGTGGGAGCTGCGGTTTCCCCTCACCGTCGCGCCCCGCTACCTCGGAGAGGCGGGCCGCGTGCCCGACGCCGAGCGACTCGCGGTCACCGTGCGCGACGTCTCGACCGACACGCCGCGCGTCGCGCTCTCGCTCGTCGTGCGCGACGCGCTGCCCGACGGGCGCTCGCCCGAGTCGCCGTCCCACGCGCTCCAGTGCGCGCGCGAGGGCGCGCGGAGCGGCGAGGCGTTCGCCGTGTCGTTCGGCGGCGCCGACGGGCGCGTTCCGCTCGATCGCGACGTGGTCGTGCGGTGGGACGCGACCACCGGCGCGCCGCGCGCGACCGCCGCGGTGCACGTCGCCGAAGAGGAAGACGCGGCCTACGCGCTCGTGACCGTCGTGCCGCCCGGCGCGGCGCCCGGCGCGGGCCCCGAGCACCCGCGCGATCTCACGGTGCTGCTCGACACGAGCGGCTCGATGGGCGGAGAGCCGCTCGCGCAGGCCAAGCGCGTCGCGAAGGCGCTCGTCTCGTCGCTGCGTGAGGCCGACCGGGTCCACCTCGTCGAGTTCTCGAACGACACGCGCTCGTTCCTGCCCGCCGCCGCGGCCGCGACGGCCGACACCAAGCGGGACGCGCTCGCGTGGCTGTCCAAGCTCCGCGCCTCGGGCGGCACCGAGATGCGCACGGGCATCCTGCGGGCGCTCCGCGACGTGCGTCCGGGACGCCACGCGCAGGTGGTGCTCGTGACCGACGGCCTCATCGGCTTCGAGCAGGAGATCGTCGAGGCCATCTTCCGCGACAACGCGCACGCCGCCCGTGTCCACACCGTGGGCGTGGGGTCTGCGGTGAACCGCTCGCTGCTCGCGCCCGCCGCCCGCGCCGGCCGCGGCGTCGAGATCGTGTGCGGCGTCGGCGAGGACGTCGAGCCGCTCGTCGCGCGGCTGCTCGCCCGCACCACCGCGCCGATCGTCACCGACCTCGCGGTCAAGCGTCCGACGCCCGCCGGCGATCTCGAGGTCGCGTGCGCGATCGAGCGCCTGCCCGACCTCTACGCCGGCGCGCCGGTGCTCATCCCGGTGCGCCTGCCACGCGAGGGCGGCCCGCTGGTGCTCGTCGGGCGCACGGTCGACGGCGATTTTCGTCAAGAACTTCAGGTGGTTCCAGACGGCGTAGCGCGCGCTCACCTGCGCGCTCTGTATGGTCGAGAGGCGGTGCTCGACGTCGACCTGCGCCTCGCGGCGGGGGCCTACGGCTCGGCGCGCGAGGCCGACGCCGAGGTCGAGCGGCTCGGGCTCGCGTTCGGCATCAGCACGCGACGGACCTCGTTCGTGGCGGTCGACAGGACGCGCGCGGTGAACGCGGTGAACCCAGTGGCGCCGACACGCCGCGAGACGATCGCGCAGGCGCTGCCGTTCGGGATGACGACGGAGGCCGTGGGCGCGGCGCTGCGGCCCGCGTGGGCGACCCTGCTCGCCCAACACGTCCAACGCGACGGGTTCGCGGCGACGAGCACGCGCGCGGGGACGGTGCCCTGGCCCAGCAGCGCGACCGGCGCGCCGCCACCGCCCGCGCCCTCCGCGCCGGCGCCCTCGCCGAAGCGCGCCGCGCCGCCGGCCGCAGCGGCGCCGGTGAGGCCGGCGCCGAAGGTCGCCGACGAAGAGACCCGCGCGCCGCGACAGACCGAGGAGAAGCGCAAGAGCGCGAAGAAGGAGTCTCCCAGCCTGCTCGAACGCGCCGTGCGTGCCGTGTTCGGCGCAGCGGAGCGCGAGGAGCCGGACGGCGGCGCGGACGAGCTCGCGGCCCCCGCGGTGGAGGCGCCGGCACCCATGGAAGGCGTGGCGGGCAAGGGTCGCGCGAGCGGCGCGGCGCGCGAGCTGACCGGACGCCTCGCCGTGCTCGCGGGCGGCGCGCTGTCGGTGGAGCTCACGCTCACCGAGGAGCTCGAGCTCGTGCACGGGCCGCTCTCCCTTCTGCTCAGCGACGGGACGCGCGTCGCCGTGGAGCTCGACCCGGCGCGGTCTACCGCCGCGGGGACCTACGGCGCGGGCCGCGTCGTGCGCCTCGTCGGCACGCCGCACTTCGGGGGCCCCGGCGGGCGCGTCATCACCCGCGGTGAGGCGGTGACGTTGACGCTCGACGGGCCTTCCGGAGCGCTCGTGATTCGGCTCTCCTGA
- a CDS encoding TMEM14 family protein — protein MHLALAAYFSLFGLVALGGGVMGYVKAKSRASLIAGGASGVLLWVASGLLGSAHVVGGAVLGGVVSLALVGRFLPAYLKTKKAMPAGLVAALGVGGVLGACAAALR, from the coding sequence ATGCACCTCGCCCTCGCCGCGTACTTCTCTCTCTTCGGTCTGGTCGCGCTCGGAGGGGGCGTCATGGGCTACGTGAAGGCGAAGAGCCGCGCGTCGCTCATCGCCGGTGGAGCTTCGGGCGTGCTGCTCTGGGTCGCTTCGGGGCTCCTCGGGAGCGCGCACGTGGTGGGGGGCGCGGTGCTCGGCGGGGTCGTGTCGCTCGCGCTCGTGGGCCGATTTCTCCCGGCCTACCTGAAGACGAAGAAGGCCATGCCCGCCGGCCTCGTCGCCGCGCTCGGGGTGGGCGGCGTGCTCGGCGCGTGCGCCGCGGCGCTGCGGTAG
- a CDS encoding long-chain fatty acid--CoA ligase: protein MRSTMMDTPLSLATLLRHAACVHGGATVTTATEHGSRKATFRECARRAARLAHALRGLGVVGDERVATFMWNNQEHFEAYMAVPAMGAVLHTLNIRLPPAEVAFIANAASDHVVLVDASLLPLFMGIVGDCITVAHVVVVGQAEPTALEALAASGKAVHHYDALLAEASAEPFDYPVVDEREACAIAFTSGTTGSPKGVSYSHRSAMLHSMQLCLGDSTGVGSSDRILAVVPMFHVCAWGLPWAAMLVGASLVFTDRFLQPEAIARLIVAERPTFGGAVPTIWTALLHHVDQHPVDLSSFRMVLVGGSACPPSLMRAFEERHRMRIVHAWGMTETSPLGSVAVPPEGVTGEEAWTYRVTQGRLSAFVEAKLLGPDNQAIRHDGETSGELCVRGPWVTGSYYPENDPEKFEDGWLRTGDVGTLSPTGYLTLTDRAKDVIKSGGEWISSVALENHLMAHPDVLEACVVGVPDEKWGERPLACVVPRPGKAPTFRDLKESLTDKVAKWQLPERWTELAAVPKTSVGKFDKKKVRADYAAGKLVVERVEG from the coding sequence ATGCGCAGCACGATGATGGACACGCCGCTCTCGCTCGCGACCCTCCTCCGCCACGCGGCGTGCGTGCACGGCGGCGCGACCGTCACCACCGCGACCGAGCACGGCAGCCGGAAGGCCACGTTCCGCGAGTGCGCGCGGCGGGCGGCGCGGCTCGCGCACGCGCTCCGCGGGCTGGGCGTGGTGGGCGACGAGCGGGTCGCGACGTTCATGTGGAACAACCAAGAGCACTTCGAGGCGTACATGGCCGTGCCGGCGATGGGCGCGGTGCTGCACACGCTCAACATTCGCTTGCCGCCGGCCGAGGTCGCGTTCATCGCGAACGCGGCCTCCGACCACGTCGTGCTGGTCGACGCCTCGCTGCTGCCGCTGTTCATGGGCATCGTCGGGGACTGCATCACCGTCGCGCACGTGGTCGTGGTGGGACAGGCCGAGCCGACAGCGCTCGAGGCGCTCGCCGCTTCGGGGAAGGCGGTGCACCACTACGACGCGCTGCTCGCGGAGGCCTCCGCGGAGCCCTTCGACTATCCGGTGGTGGACGAGCGCGAGGCCTGCGCCATCGCGTTCACGAGCGGGACGACGGGCTCGCCAAAGGGTGTATCCTACAGCCACCGATCGGCCATGCTCCACTCGATGCAGCTGTGCCTAGGCGACAGCACCGGGGTGGGGTCGAGCGATCGCATCCTCGCGGTGGTGCCGATGTTCCACGTGTGCGCGTGGGGCCTTCCCTGGGCGGCGATGCTCGTGGGCGCGAGCCTGGTGTTCACCGATCGCTTCCTCCAGCCCGAGGCGATCGCGCGGCTCATCGTGGCGGAGCGCCCCACGTTCGGCGGCGCCGTGCCGACGATCTGGACCGCGCTGCTCCACCACGTCGACCAGCACCCGGTGGACCTGAGCTCGTTTCGCATGGTGCTCGTCGGCGGCTCCGCGTGCCCGCCCTCGCTCATGCGGGCCTTCGAAGAGCGCCACCGCATGCGGATCGTGCACGCGTGGGGCATGACCGAGACGAGCCCGCTCGGCTCGGTAGCCGTGCCCCCCGAGGGCGTCACGGGGGAGGAGGCGTGGACCTACCGCGTCACCCAGGGGCGCCTCTCCGCCTTCGTCGAGGCGAAGCTGCTCGGCCCCGACAACCAGGCGATCCGCCACGACGGTGAGACCTCGGGCGAGCTCTGCGTGAGAGGGCCTTGGGTGACCGGGAGCTACTACCCCGAGAACGATCCTGAGAAATTCGAGGACGGCTGGCTCCGCACCGGCGACGTCGGCACGCTCTCGCCCACCGGCTACCTCACCCTCACCGATCGCGCGAAAGACGTCATCAAGTCGGGGGGCGAGTGGATCTCCTCCGTGGCTCTCGAGAACCACCTCATGGCCCACCCCGACGTGCTCGAGGCGTGCGTAGTGGGCGTGCCCGACGAGAAGTGGGGAGAGCGTCCGCTCGCGTGCGTAGTGCCCCGCCCCGGCAAGGCCCCCACGTTCCGCGACCTCAAAGAGTCGCTCACCGACAAGGTCGCCAAGTGGCAGCTGCCCGAGCGGTGGACCGAGCTCGCCGCGGTGCCGAAGACCAGCGTCGGGAAGTTCGACAAGAAGAAGGTGCGCGCCGACTACGCGGCCGGAAAGCTGGTCGTGGAGCGCGTCGAGGGCTGA
- a CDS encoding RNA polymerase sigma factor: MDADVYLAHIAQGDADAFAAWLSSTEHEVRVSLRAFAATVDTEAVLQEALLRVWQAAPGVVPDGRPNALLRFAVRTARNTAISELRRRRMRALEPEAFERAADAASLDAVNEAPDVLLREATRECVERLPPKPREAMVARLQGSGVVPDERLAEGLSMRKNTFLQNVTRAKRALLACLREKGIVFPWAAAHETDDERDETDLGGAT; the protein is encoded by the coding sequence GTGGACGCCGACGTGTATCTTGCACACATCGCTCAAGGAGACGCCGACGCCTTCGCGGCGTGGCTCTCCTCGACCGAGCACGAGGTGCGGGTCTCGCTCCGCGCGTTCGCCGCGACCGTAGACACGGAGGCCGTGTTGCAGGAGGCGCTCCTCCGGGTGTGGCAGGCGGCGCCGGGCGTCGTGCCGGACGGGCGCCCCAACGCGCTCCTCCGGTTCGCCGTGCGCACCGCCCGCAACACCGCGATCTCCGAGCTCCGTCGCCGGCGCATGCGCGCGCTCGAGCCCGAGGCGTTCGAGCGCGCGGCCGACGCGGCGTCGCTCGACGCCGTAAACGAGGCCCCGGACGTGCTGCTTCGCGAGGCGACGCGCGAGTGCGTCGAGCGCCTGCCGCCGAAGCCCCGCGAGGCGATGGTCGCGCGGCTCCAAGGCTCTGGCGTGGTGCCCGACGAGCGCCTCGCCGAGGGTCTCTCGATGCGCAAGAACACGTTCCTTCAGAACGTGACGCGCGCCAAGCGCGCCCTGCTCGCGTGCCTCCGGGAGAAGGGGATCGTGTTCCCTTGGGCAGCCGCACACGAGACGGACGACGAGCGCGACGAGACTGACCTGGGAGGTGCGACGTGA
- a CDS encoding NAD-dependent epimerase/dehydratase family protein — protein sequence MTIENAKIFITGGAGFIGSTLIGRLIEKNTIVAYDNLARDSLKDKGFRDHKNLTLVKGDVLDAAHVKRHMEGADIVVHCAAIAGIDTVSKSPCTTLRVNMLGSSNVLEAAAALPKVSRVVCFSTSEVFGVHAFRSAETDSTVIGAVGEPRWTYAVGKLAEEHLAIAYHKEHGLPTTVVRPFNVYGPGQVGEGALRNFIQKAIRNEPIEVHGDGSQIRAWCFVDDMVDAVLLTMEHPKAVGETFNIGNSRAVCTIYALAETTVRVLGSKSKITLVPRDLADVAMRIPNVRKSSELIGFNAKVDLDEGIARAAEYYRSQA from the coding sequence ATGACCATCGAGAACGCGAAGATTTTCATCACCGGCGGCGCCGGCTTCATCGGGTCCACGCTCATCGGGCGGCTCATCGAGAAGAACACGATCGTCGCGTACGACAACCTCGCGCGCGACTCGCTCAAGGACAAGGGCTTCCGCGATCACAAGAACCTCACCCTCGTGAAGGGTGACGTGCTCGACGCCGCCCACGTGAAGCGCCACATGGAGGGCGCCGACATCGTGGTGCACTGCGCGGCGATCGCCGGGATCGACACCGTGTCGAAGAGCCCCTGCACCACGCTGCGGGTCAACATGCTCGGCTCGTCGAACGTGCTCGAGGCCGCGGCGGCGCTCCCCAAGGTAAGCCGCGTGGTGTGCTTCTCCACCAGCGAAGTGTTCGGCGTCCACGCCTTCCGCTCCGCCGAGACCGACTCCACGGTCATCGGCGCCGTGGGCGAGCCCCGCTGGACCTACGCCGTGGGCAAGCTCGCCGAGGAGCACCTCGCGATCGCGTACCACAAGGAGCACGGGCTCCCGACCACGGTCGTGCGTCCGTTCAACGTCTACGGCCCCGGCCAGGTGGGCGAGGGCGCGCTCAGGAACTTCATCCAGAAGGCGATCCGCAACGAGCCCATCGAGGTGCACGGCGATGGCAGCCAGATCCGCGCGTGGTGCTTCGTCGACGACATGGTGGACGCCGTGCTCCTCACGATGGAGCACCCGAAGGCCGTGGGCGAGACCTTCAACATCGGCAACTCGCGCGCCGTCTGCACCATCTACGCGCTCGCCGAGACCACGGTCCGGGTGCTCGGCTCGAAGAGCAAGATCACGCTCGTCCCGCGTGATCTGGCGGACGTCGCCATGCGCATCCCCAACGTGCGTAAGTCGAGCGAGCTCATCGGCTTCAACGCGAAGGTCGACCTCGACGAGGGCATCGCGCGGGCCGCCGAGTACTACCGGAGCCAGGCGTGA
- a CDS encoding SEC-C domain-containing protein, translating into MSIIVLRMVVGSLEGVGVAVLYPLFALDAEGRRSARPRVARGSAAARNPASPACAGLVYTRGVKNSEPCPCRSGHPYGACCRPAHSGAVAPATCGALVRARYSAFALGDGEYLYATLAHDHPDRATEPEAVDARIAELSRAGRALKYMGVVVGDETETEALFLAKVFERGQDRSFAELSTFTRALDGEGGVGGALRYAGGTLLPRAALPRGMADGAGLRRDDFLALAATHKDTVRS; encoded by the coding sequence GTGTCCATCATCGTGCTGCGCATGGTCGTGGGCTCCTTGGAAGGCGTGGGCGTCGCGGTACTCTATCCGCTGTTCGCGCTCGACGCCGAGGGGCGCCGCTCGGCGCGGCCGAGGGTCGCGAGGGGCTCGGCGGCCGCGCGTAATCCCGCGTCGCCGGCCTGCGCCGGCCTCGTCTACACTCGCGGCGTGAAGAACAGCGAGCCCTGCCCTTGCCGCTCCGGCCACCCGTACGGCGCGTGCTGCCGCCCGGCCCACTCGGGCGCCGTCGCGCCGGCCACCTGCGGCGCGCTCGTGCGCGCGCGCTACTCGGCCTTCGCCTTGGGCGACGGGGAATACCTGTACGCCACGCTCGCGCACGATCACCCCGACCGCGCGACCGAGCCCGAGGCGGTCGACGCCCGGATCGCCGAGCTCTCACGCGCGGGGCGCGCGCTGAAGTACATGGGCGTGGTCGTGGGCGACGAGACCGAGACCGAGGCGCTCTTCCTCGCCAAGGTGTTCGAGCGCGGACAGGACCGCTCCTTCGCGGAGCTCTCCACCTTCACGCGCGCGCTCGACGGCGAGGGCGGTGTGGGCGGCGCGCTGCGCTACGCAGGCGGCACCCTCCTCCCTCGCGCAGCCCTCCCGCGCGGCATGGCGGACGGCGCGGGGCTGCGGCGCGACGACTTCCTCGCCCTCGCGGCGACACACAAGGACACGGTGCGGTCCTGA
- a CDS encoding DegT/DnrJ/EryC1/StrS family aminotransferase gives MIRLSVPSINEDDLAAVARVLKTGFLVQGPEVAKFEASMKAITGSKHAVALTNCTAALQLALLALDVRPGDLVPVTAYSWLSTANVIELCGAQPVFVDIDERTFNMCPDALEATLARVTKTEDARRRLKAILPVHTFGQTADMTRLLAIAERYGLPLVEDAACALGATWHGKQAGAMGVMGCFSFHPRKALTTGEGGAITTDDEALANRLRALRNHGQDPTAPSADFIMPGFNTRMTEFQAALGVTQLARLEPVLAGRRKLARVYDGLLAKTALTAPYVAPGAEHAVQSYVATLPEAAAPHRADLIRVLRERGIETNIGTWHMPLTTYFRTRYGYRPGDFPVADRVFARSLTLPLYDGLTEADLARVVSEIGAVLATFG, from the coding sequence GTGATCCGACTCTCGGTCCCGAGCATCAACGAGGACGATCTCGCGGCGGTCGCCCGGGTCCTCAAGACCGGCTTCCTCGTGCAAGGCCCGGAGGTCGCGAAGTTCGAGGCCTCCATGAAGGCCATCACGGGGTCGAAGCACGCGGTCGCCCTCACCAACTGCACCGCGGCCCTCCAGCTCGCGCTGCTCGCCCTCGACGTCCGCCCCGGCGACCTCGTGCCGGTCACGGCGTACTCGTGGCTCTCCACCGCGAACGTGATCGAGCTGTGCGGCGCGCAGCCCGTGTTCGTCGACATCGACGAGCGCACGTTCAACATGTGCCCGGACGCCCTCGAGGCCACGCTCGCCCGGGTCACCAAGACCGAGGACGCGCGCCGCCGCCTGAAGGCCATCCTGCCCGTGCACACGTTCGGGCAGACCGCCGACATGACCCGCCTGCTCGCGATCGCGGAGCGCTATGGCTTGCCGCTCGTCGAGGACGCCGCGTGCGCGCTCGGCGCCACCTGGCATGGCAAGCAGGCCGGCGCGATGGGCGTGATGGGCTGCTTCAGCTTCCACCCTCGCAAGGCGCTCACTACGGGCGAGGGCGGCGCCATCACCACGGACGACGAGGCCCTGGCGAACCGCCTGCGCGCGCTCCGTAACCACGGGCAAGACCCCACCGCGCCGTCGGCCGACTTCATCATGCCGGGCTTCAACACCCGCATGACCGAGTTCCAGGCCGCGCTTGGCGTCACCCAGCTCGCGAGGCTCGAGCCGGTGCTCGCGGGGCGGCGCAAGCTCGCGCGCGTGTACGACGGGCTGCTCGCCAAGACCGCGCTCACCGCGCCCTACGTGGCGCCCGGGGCCGAGCACGCGGTGCAGAGCTACGTGGCCACGCTGCCCGAGGCCGCTGCGCCTCACCGCGCCGACCTCATCCGCGTCCTCCGTGAGCGCGGCATCGAGACCAACATCGGCACCTGGCACATGCCGCTCACCACGTACTTCCGCACGCGCTACGGGTACCGCCCGGGCGACTTCCCCGTCGCCGACCGCGTGTTCGCGCGCTCGCTCACGCTGCCCCTCTACGACGGCCTCACCGAGGCCGATCTCGCGCGCGTGGTCTCCGAGATCGGCGCCGTGCTCGCCACCTTCGGGTAG
- a CDS encoding nucleotide sugar dehydrogenase: MTALIERIERKEAHVAVIGLGYVGLPVAACLASAGFRVTGVDLKTDRVAAIAAGGCPIEGEEPGLAPMIAEVVRTGKLVATTDYAPLATADVVLIDVDTPVEGDNRPAYRALRGACENLGAVMKDGVLVIVESTIAPGTVDSVVAPLLEKVSGKKRNEGFFLGHCPERVMPGRLLQNLTQLSRVCGGSTPDTARAMVALYRTIVKGELDAADCVTAELVKTAENTYRDVNIAFANELAMICEASGGHFLRVRELVNKSPGRNVLLSGAGVGGHCITKDPWLLAHGAPKLDAKVIAASRARNDGMPKHVLSLVEAALKQAGRSLSGAKLAVLGFSYLEDSDDTRHSPSETFIGHAIEAGATCAVHDPYVHEYKGDLNETLAGADAAVLLVAHTAYKALDWGAVAEKLRTKVLVDARHVVDAGAAETAGLVFRSLGNAAGEPS; this comes from the coding sequence ATGACTGCACTCATCGAAAGAATCGAACGCAAAGAGGCGCACGTCGCCGTCATCGGCCTCGGGTACGTCGGTCTGCCTGTGGCCGCGTGCCTCGCCAGCGCCGGGTTCCGGGTCACGGGTGTCGATCTCAAGACCGACCGCGTCGCCGCGATCGCCGCCGGCGGCTGCCCCATCGAGGGCGAAGAGCCGGGGCTCGCGCCGATGATCGCGGAGGTCGTCCGCACGGGGAAGCTCGTCGCGACGACCGACTACGCGCCGCTCGCCACCGCCGACGTGGTCCTCATCGACGTCGACACCCCGGTCGAGGGCGACAACCGGCCCGCGTACCGCGCGCTCCGCGGCGCGTGCGAGAACCTCGGCGCGGTCATGAAGGACGGCGTGCTCGTCATCGTCGAGTCGACCATCGCGCCGGGCACGGTCGACAGCGTCGTCGCGCCCCTGCTCGAGAAGGTCTCCGGGAAGAAGCGCAACGAGGGCTTCTTCCTCGGCCACTGCCCCGAGCGCGTCATGCCCGGCCGCCTCCTCCAGAACCTCACCCAGCTCTCCCGCGTGTGCGGTGGCAGCACGCCCGACACCGCGCGCGCGATGGTCGCGCTCTACCGCACCATCGTGAAGGGCGAGCTCGACGCCGCCGACTGCGTGACGGCCGAGCTCGTGAAGACCGCCGAGAACACTTACCGCGACGTGAACATCGCGTTCGCCAACGAGCTCGCGATGATCTGCGAGGCCTCGGGCGGCCACTTCCTCCGCGTGCGCGAGCTCGTCAACAAGTCTCCCGGGCGCAACGTGCTGCTCTCGGGCGCCGGCGTCGGCGGCCACTGCATCACGAAGGACCCGTGGCTCCTCGCGCACGGCGCGCCGAAGCTCGACGCCAAGGTGATCGCGGCGTCGCGCGCGCGGAACGACGGCATGCCGAAGCACGTGCTCTCGCTGGTCGAGGCGGCGCTGAAGCAGGCGGGGCGCTCGCTCTCCGGCGCGAAGCTCGCGGTGCTGGGCTTCTCCTACCTCGAAGACAGCGACGACACGCGCCACAGCCCCTCCGAGACCTTCATCGGGCACGCGATCGAGGCCGGCGCGACGTGCGCCGTACACGACCCGTATGTGCACGAATACAAGGGCGATTTGAACGAGACGCTGGCAGGCGCCGACGCCGCGGTGCTGCTCGTCGCCCACACGGCCTACAAGGCGCTCGACTGGGGCGCGGTCGCCGAGAAGCTTCGCACGAAGGTCCTGGTCGACGCACGCCACGTCGTCGACGCGGGGGCCGCAGAGACCGCCGGGCTCGTCTTTCGAAGCCTGGGCAACGCAGCCGGAGAGCCATCATGA